Proteins found in one Leucoraja erinacea ecotype New England chromosome 34, Leri_hhj_1, whole genome shotgun sequence genomic segment:
- the LOC129713065 gene encoding uncharacterized protein LOC129713065 — MGSTRTQEEKEKKGNKQRIRDGGFLKCAYFNARSIVRKVDELRVWIDTWKYDVVAISETWLQEGCDWKLNIPGFRCFRCDRIGGARGGGVALLVREDITAVLWQDRLEGSSREAIWVELRSGKGVATLIGVYYRPPNGERELEEKICKEIADISSKHKVVIVGDFNFPHIDWETHSVNGLDGLEFVKCVQDSFLQQYIEVPTRGGAVLDLLLGNEMGQVAEVCVGEHFGSSDHNTISFKIIMERVRTGPRVEIFDWRKANFDAMRDDLKGVNWDILFYGKDVEEKWRTFKGEILRVQNLYVPVRLKGNSKNWKEPWFSREIGHLVRKKREIYNNYRQHEVNEVLEEYKECKKNLKKEIRKAKRRYEVALASKVKVNPKGFYSYINSKRITRDKIGPLERQSGQLSAEPKEMGEILNIFFFFGIHQGEGY; from the coding sequence atgggaagcactcggacacaagaggagaaagaaaaaaaaggaaataaacagagaataagagacgggggttttcttaaatgtgcatattttaatgctaggagcattgtaagaaaggttgatgagcttagagtctggatagacacctggaagtatgatgttgtggcgatcagtgaaacgtggttgcaggagggctgtgattggaaactaaatattccaggatttcgctgcttcaggtgtgatagaattggaggggcaagaggtggaggtgttgcattgctagtcagggaagatattacagcagtgctttggcaggatagattggagggctcatctagggaggctatttgggtggaattgagaagtgggaaaggtgtagcaactcttataggggtgtattatagaccgccaaacggggaacgagaattggaagagaaaatatgtaaggagatagcagatattagtagtaagcacaaggtagtgattgtgggagatttcaactttccacacatagactgggaaacacattctgtaaatgggctggatgggttggagtttgtaaaatgtgtgcaggatagttttttgcagcaatacatagaggtacctactagaggaggggcagtgctggacctcctgttaggaaatgagatgggacaggtggcggaggtatgcgttggggagcacttcgggtccagtgatcacaataccattagtttcaagataattatggagagggtcagaactggacctagggttgagatttttgattggagaaaggctaactttgatgcgatgcgagatgatttaaaaggagtgaactgggacattttgttttatgggaaagatgtagaagagaaatggaggacatttaaaggggaaattttaagagtacagaatctttatgttcctgttcggttgaaaggaaacagtaaaaattggaaagagccctggttttcaagggaaattggacatcttgttcggaaaaagagggagatctacaataattataggcagcatgaagtaaatgaggtgcttgaggagtataaggaatgtaaaaagaatcttaagaaagaaattagaaaagctaaaagaagatatgaggttgctttggcaagtaaggtgaaagtcaatccaaagggtttctacagctatattaatagcaaaaggataacgagggataaaattggtccattggagagacagagtggacagctatctgcagagccaaaagagatgggggagatattgaacattttttttttcttcggtattcaccaaggagaaggatattga